The following coding sequences lie in one Mycobacterium sp. DL440 genomic window:
- a CDS encoding CbbQ/NirQ/NorQ/GpvN family protein, which yields MTVSKVRPITESGSPPPFYRAAGREVEIFRAAARRGAPVLLKGPTGCGKTRFVEAMAHELGRELITVAGHEDMTSADLVGRFLLKGGETVWVDGPLTRAVRDGAICYLDEIVEARQDTTVVIHPLADHRRELPIDRLGTTLSAAPGFQLVISYNPGYQSILKSLKDSTRQRFVAISLDFPTADIETEIVAREAGIDSSIAESLVVLGNAIRDLDGSALSEVASTRMLILAGGLVAEGLSLRVAVQSAVVEVLSDDPDVIRGLEELVDAVVPLR from the coding sequence ATGACGGTCAGCAAGGTTCGACCGATCACCGAGTCGGGTTCACCTCCGCCGTTCTACCGGGCGGCGGGCCGGGAGGTCGAGATCTTCCGGGCGGCCGCTCGTCGCGGCGCACCGGTGCTGCTCAAAGGACCTACCGGGTGCGGCAAGACCCGGTTCGTCGAGGCGATGGCTCACGAACTCGGGCGTGAGCTCATCACCGTCGCCGGTCATGAGGACATGACATCGGCGGATCTGGTGGGGCGGTTCCTGCTCAAGGGCGGCGAAACCGTCTGGGTGGACGGCCCGTTGACCAGGGCGGTGCGCGACGGCGCCATCTGCTATCTCGACGAGATCGTGGAGGCGCGTCAGGACACGACGGTGGTCATCCATCCGCTCGCCGACCATCGGCGTGAGTTGCCGATCGATCGGCTCGGCACCACCTTGTCCGCGGCGCCGGGCTTTCAACTGGTGATCTCCTACAACCCCGGTTACCAGAGCATCCTGAAGAGCCTCAAAGACTCGACCCGCCAGCGCTTCGTCGCGATCAGCCTCGACTTCCCGACCGCCGACATCGAGACCGAGATCGTGGCCCGGGAAGCGGGGATCGACTCATCTATCGCTGAGTCGCTGGTCGTCCTCGGAAACGCCATCCGGGACCTGGATGGCTCGGCACTGAGCGAGGTGGCCTCGACCCGCATGCTGATTCTGGCCGGCGGCCTCGTCGCCGAGGGGCTCAGCCTGCGCGTCGCTGTCCAGTCCGCCGTCGTGGAGGTGCTGTCCGACGATCCCGACGTGATCCGGGGCCTCGAAGAACTCGTCGACGCGGTCGTGCCATTACGGTGA
- a CDS encoding nitric oxide reductase activation protein NorD, with protein sequence MTVSAGLPEPHHFRYLAGFLARRPVDIAVARAGEFAYTDGQIVYVSARADRDRQRREVLVQSALLGAGSLGGQYVKRLLARPPVARRYLALEGRRVLAELGPRIPLAAAVGPGLPPQSASSEESLRIALGRTQLDAPPDWFGTIKPAKLIRTRGESGPPARAADVRMNVEYTSETDEDDDDDGPAETSWILKLFEVPIGTQAPAKFLRKLFGSARSSGSEGAGGELGVGSMRRTSRAGVNARPVPTPIRFADGEKPGVALAVGGATYPEWDVFGDRYREDWCRVIDFLIPTVVDASPLGVTRDAVLRRRLARVGLGPKVLRARSDGDDVDIEALIDLFVDLRSGCSPPEHVYTERRKLARNLGVLILVDASGSATDADGDGRAVHDHQRHAAATLAMTLEELGDRVAVYGFRSQGRHAVHLPVVKTFGQRFGAGARARLGQLQPFGYTRLGAGIRGAGEILKTQAGTPHRLLIVLSDGYPYDDGYEGRYARADAAKALEELRADGVACLCLAIGADADAPDALDQVFGAASYASAATLGELSPRMDELFLSALAELAAPKPR encoded by the coding sequence ATTACGGTGAGTGCTGGTCTCCCGGAACCGCACCACTTTCGGTATCTGGCCGGTTTTCTCGCCCGGCGGCCCGTCGATATCGCGGTAGCCCGCGCGGGTGAGTTCGCCTACACCGACGGGCAGATCGTCTACGTGTCGGCGCGCGCCGATCGGGACAGGCAGCGTCGCGAAGTGCTGGTCCAGAGCGCGCTTCTCGGCGCCGGAAGCTTAGGGGGTCAGTACGTCAAGCGGCTGCTGGCGCGGCCCCCGGTTGCCCGCCGCTACCTGGCGCTCGAAGGGCGCCGCGTCCTGGCCGAACTCGGTCCGCGGATCCCCCTGGCGGCAGCCGTCGGCCCCGGCCTTCCTCCGCAGTCGGCCAGTTCCGAGGAATCACTGCGGATCGCTCTGGGCCGCACCCAGCTCGACGCACCGCCGGACTGGTTCGGGACGATCAAACCGGCCAAACTGATCCGCACCCGGGGCGAATCGGGGCCACCGGCGAGAGCGGCCGACGTTCGGATGAATGTCGAATACACGTCCGAGACGGATGAGGACGATGACGACGACGGGCCGGCAGAGACGAGCTGGATTCTCAAACTGTTCGAGGTTCCCATCGGCACGCAGGCGCCGGCGAAGTTCCTGCGCAAACTCTTCGGCAGCGCCCGCTCCTCCGGAAGCGAGGGCGCCGGCGGGGAATTGGGAGTCGGCTCGATGCGGCGGACGTCGCGTGCCGGCGTGAACGCACGTCCGGTCCCGACCCCGATCCGCTTCGCCGACGGCGAGAAACCTGGTGTGGCACTGGCAGTCGGTGGCGCGACGTATCCGGAATGGGACGTCTTCGGTGACCGGTACCGAGAAGACTGGTGCCGTGTCATCGATTTCCTCATCCCCACCGTGGTGGACGCCTCGCCGCTCGGCGTGACACGTGACGCGGTGCTGCGACGCAGACTGGCGCGAGTGGGACTCGGGCCCAAGGTATTGCGTGCCCGCTCCGACGGCGACGACGTGGACATCGAGGCCTTGATCGACCTGTTTGTCGATTTGCGGTCGGGCTGTTCACCACCCGAGCATGTGTACACGGAGCGCCGCAAGCTGGCCCGCAACCTCGGTGTTCTCATCCTCGTCGACGCATCCGGATCGGCGACCGATGCAGACGGCGACGGCCGCGCCGTCCACGATCACCAACGCCATGCGGCAGCGACGCTCGCCATGACGCTAGAGGAACTCGGTGACCGCGTCGCGGTGTACGGGTTTCGTTCCCAGGGGCGCCACGCCGTGCATCTGCCTGTCGTCAAGACCTTCGGGCAACGGTTCGGTGCGGGTGCGCGCGCCCGCCTCGGCCAGTTGCAGCCCTTCGGCTACACCCGGCTGGGCGCAGGGATACGCGGTGCCGGTGAAATCCTCAAAACCCAAGCGGGAACGCCCCATCGGCTATTGATCGTGCTCTCCGACGGCTACCCGTACGACGACGGCTACGAAGGCCGCTACGCTCGGGCCGATGCCGCCAAGGCGCTCGAGGAGCTTCGCGCCGACGGGGTGGCCTGCCTGTGCCTGGCCATCGGTGCCGATGCTGACGCCCCTGATGCCCTCGATCAGGTCTTCGGCGCAGCCAGTTACGCCAGTGCCGCGACGCTGGGCGAGTTGAGTCCGCGCATGGACGAGTTGTTCTTGTCCGCGTTGGCCGAGTTGGCCGCTCCGAAGCCGCGGTGA
- a CDS encoding MarR family winged helix-turn-helix transcriptional regulator, translating into MTAPDSEPLGYLLHRVAATLRPEAATVLAPLGLGLAEFVCLRIISLNPGLTSAELARITNVSAQATNQLLHRLQGAGAVYRPDTAAAGKALPAELTPSGRALLTRAEDAVHIADQRVLDRLTPTEQRQLKALLRKAGRDDTACGPADS; encoded by the coding sequence ATGACCGCCCCCGACAGCGAGCCGCTGGGTTACCTCCTACACCGGGTGGCTGCCACGCTGCGGCCAGAGGCGGCCACGGTTCTCGCCCCGCTGGGACTCGGGCTGGCGGAGTTCGTCTGCCTGCGGATCATCTCGCTGAATCCCGGGCTCACCAGCGCCGAACTGGCCCGCATCACCAACGTCAGCGCGCAAGCCACCAACCAGTTGCTGCACCGCTTGCAAGGCGCGGGCGCCGTGTACCGCCCTGATACCGCAGCGGCGGGAAAAGCTCTGCCTGCCGAACTCACCCCGTCAGGCCGCGCGTTGCTCACCCGCGCCGAGGATGCCGTCCACATCGCCGATCAACGGGTACTGGACCGACTGACACCCACCGAACAACGGCAACTCAAAGCGCTGCTACGCAAGGCCGGGCGCGACGACACCGCATGTGGGCCCGCCGACTCCTGA
- a CDS encoding FAD-binding oxidoreductase: MSAPDTGIATLAAALPDGTVVTDLAVIEGYRRDAALDPEAGVPRAVVRATSTEDVQAVLRWASAHHVAVVARGAGSGLAGGANGVDGGIILSTERMRQIHIDSANRTAVVQPGLLNSEVKKAAAEYGLWYPPDPGSVEISSIGGNAATNAGGLCCVKYGVTSDYVLGMEVVLADGTAVRLGGPRLKDVAGLSLTKLFVGSEGILGVITELTLRLIPAQPPASTVVAVFSSVEDAADAVVAITATVRPAMLELMDHATINAVEDYRRMGLDRSAQALLLVQSDAPGAAAEEIAHIVEACEKSRATEVYATDDPEEGAALTAARRLVGLALMQLGTFYLEDVTVPIPDLPALVAGIKRIAEDCDVLICVVAHAGDGNTHPVVVFDAEDPDMSERARQAFARVMELAIAMGGTITGEHGVGRLKRDWLPLQLGDDVMELTRRIKDALDPLGILSPGSVLN; the protein is encoded by the coding sequence ATGTCCGCACCGGACACCGGGATCGCCACGCTGGCCGCCGCACTACCCGACGGCACGGTGGTCACTGACCTGGCCGTGATCGAGGGATATCGCCGCGATGCCGCCCTCGATCCCGAGGCGGGCGTGCCGCGAGCCGTGGTGCGGGCTACCAGCACCGAAGACGTGCAGGCCGTGCTGCGGTGGGCGAGTGCACACCACGTAGCCGTGGTGGCCCGAGGCGCGGGTTCCGGGCTCGCCGGCGGCGCCAACGGGGTCGACGGCGGCATCATCCTCAGCACCGAACGGATGCGGCAGATCCACATCGACTCCGCGAACCGCACCGCGGTGGTGCAACCCGGCCTGTTGAACTCCGAGGTGAAGAAGGCCGCCGCCGAGTACGGCCTGTGGTACCCACCCGACCCCGGCTCAGTCGAGATCTCCTCGATCGGCGGGAACGCGGCCACCAATGCGGGCGGATTGTGTTGCGTGAAGTACGGGGTCACCAGCGACTACGTACTGGGAATGGAGGTGGTGCTGGCCGACGGCACCGCCGTCCGACTGGGCGGCCCGCGGCTGAAAGACGTCGCCGGTCTGTCGCTCACCAAGTTGTTCGTCGGCTCCGAAGGCATCCTCGGGGTGATCACCGAACTCACCCTGCGGCTGATCCCGGCGCAGCCTCCGGCGTCGACGGTGGTCGCGGTGTTCTCCTCGGTGGAAGACGCTGCGGACGCGGTCGTGGCGATCACGGCGACGGTGCGGCCGGCCATGTTGGAGTTGATGGACCACGCCACCATCAACGCGGTCGAGGACTACCGCCGCATGGGCTTGGACCGTTCGGCACAGGCGCTGCTGCTGGTCCAGTCGGACGCACCGGGTGCGGCGGCCGAGGAGATCGCCCACATCGTCGAGGCCTGCGAGAAGTCTAGGGCCACCGAGGTTTACGCGACCGATGACCCCGAGGAAGGGGCTGCCTTGACGGCGGCCCGGCGGCTGGTGGGCCTGGCGCTGATGCAGTTGGGCACGTTCTATCTCGAGGACGTGACGGTGCCGATACCCGACCTGCCGGCGTTGGTGGCCGGCATCAAGCGCATCGCCGAGGACTGCGACGTGCTGATCTGCGTCGTCGCCCACGCCGGCGACGGGAACACCCACCCGGTGGTGGTGTTCGATGCCGAGGATCCCGACATGAGCGAGCGTGCCCGCCAGGCGTTCGCTCGGGTGATGGAACTCGCCATCGCCATGGGCGGCACCATCACCGGCGAGCACGGTGTCGGTCGGCTCAAAAGGGATTGGCTGCCGCTACAGCTCGGCGATGACGTGATGGAGTTGACCCGTCGAATCAAGGACGCCCTGGACCCACTCGGCATCCTCAGTCCGGGCTCGGTACTGAACTAG
- a CDS encoding alpha/beta hydrolase has protein sequence MAERRRLLAAAAELLNAANAVKPLGRRGYSTVQSFAFGWPTSENAPLVITVSALDALRRGIRGDYRSAGGRISLLLKAISWGLLVLVHRRGVQSRPFFENPVHEALADEYPSTVRPLRRGEVYSTAMSRHRYARKTVHYGPHRANLADIWMRPDLPRDGKAPVLLQVPGGAWMIGMRRPQSYPLMSHLAEQGWICVSIGYRISPRHPWPNHIVDVKRALAWVKENIAEYGGDPDAVCITGGSAGGHLTALAALTPNDPKWQPGFEDADTSVAAAVPVYGRYDWFSTTGPGREEFMEILERLIVKLPLATNDQVYRDASPITLVHPDAPPFFVLHGTNDSLIPVVEGRDFVAALREVSKSPVIYAEIPHAQHAFDIFGSPRGHYTADAVAEFLAWARARAQLTASSAAGR, from the coding sequence ATGGCTGAACGCCGACGGCTGCTCGCAGCCGCCGCCGAGTTGCTCAATGCCGCCAACGCAGTGAAGCCGCTCGGGCGCAGGGGTTACAGCACCGTACAGTCCTTCGCGTTCGGCTGGCCGACCTCGGAGAACGCCCCGCTGGTGATCACCGTGTCAGCGCTCGATGCGCTGCGCCGCGGCATCCGGGGCGACTATCGCTCCGCGGGTGGTCGAATCTCATTGCTGCTCAAGGCCATTTCGTGGGGGCTGTTGGTGCTGGTGCACCGGCGCGGTGTGCAGTCCCGGCCCTTCTTCGAGAATCCGGTGCACGAAGCCCTCGCCGACGAGTACCCGTCGACGGTGCGGCCCCTACGCCGTGGTGAGGTGTACTCCACCGCGATGAGCCGGCACCGCTACGCCCGCAAGACTGTGCACTACGGTCCGCACCGGGCCAACCTGGCCGACATCTGGATGCGCCCCGACCTGCCGCGCGACGGCAAAGCGCCGGTGCTGCTGCAGGTCCCGGGCGGGGCATGGATGATCGGCATGCGCCGGCCGCAGTCGTATCCGCTGATGAGCCACCTGGCCGAGCAGGGCTGGATCTGTGTATCGATCGGTTACCGGATCAGCCCGCGCCACCCGTGGCCCAACCACATCGTCGACGTGAAACGGGCGTTGGCGTGGGTGAAGGAGAACATCGCCGAGTACGGCGGCGACCCGGACGCGGTGTGTATCACCGGCGGTTCGGCGGGCGGGCACCTGACCGCGTTGGCCGCGCTGACTCCCAACGATCCCAAGTGGCAACCGGGATTCGAGGACGCCGACACCTCGGTGGCGGCCGCGGTGCCCGTCTACGGTCGCTACGACTGGTTCAGCACCACGGGCCCCGGGCGCGAAGAGTTCATGGAGATCCTGGAGCGGCTGATCGTCAAGCTGCCGCTGGCCACCAATGACCAGGTGTACCGGGACGCGTCACCGATCACCCTGGTACATCCCGATGCACCGCCGTTCTTCGTGCTGCACGGGACTAACGACTCACTCATCCCGGTGGTCGAAGGCCGCGATTTCGTCGCCGCCCTGCGCGAGGTATCGAAATCGCCGGTGATCTACGCCGAGATCCCGCATGCACAGCACGCCTTCGACATCTTCGGCTCACCCCGTGGGCACTATACGGCCGATGCCGTCGCAGAGTTTCTGGCCTGGGCGCGGGCCCGGGCTCAGCTCACCGCGAGCTCCGCTGCCGGTCGGTAA
- the fadD12 gene encoding acyl-CoA ligase FadD12, with product MRRAGVITAMRPDKYLRIASAMARENMSVTSGFAASAQRCPNRPGLVDELGTLTWQQVDQQADALAAGLQALPGGEPKVLGIMARNHRGFVLSLIAANRIGADVLLLNTSFAAPAMAEVVDRESVDAVIYDEEFTETVDRALSDLPTSARIVAWTDTHAHDVTVAKLVEQHRGTEPRRATEKSKVILLTSGTTGTPKGAKHSGGGPEVLKAILDRTPWHTEERVVIVAPMFHAWGFSQLAFAASMACTIVTRRKFDPEATLELVDRHRAKGLCVVPVMFDRIMDLPENVLNRYDGRTLRFAAASGSRMRPDVVTAFMDRFGDIIYNNYNATEAGMIATAMPADLRAAPDTAGKPAEGTEIRILDTEFRRVPTGEVGTIYVRNSTQFDGYTGGPTVKGKDFHEGFMSSGDVGYLDEAGRLFVVGRDDEMIVSGGENVYPIEVEKVLAGHPDVAEAAVIGVDDEKYGQRLVAFVRLSGAATADDLKAYVRENLANYKVPREITVLDELPRNSTGKIDRRQLQEIVNG from the coding sequence ATGCGCCGCGCCGGTGTCATCACGGCGATGCGCCCGGACAAGTACCTGCGCATCGCTTCGGCCATGGCCCGCGAAAACATGAGCGTCACTTCGGGTTTCGCGGCCTCGGCCCAGCGATGCCCCAACCGGCCCGGTCTGGTCGACGAGCTCGGCACGCTGACCTGGCAGCAGGTCGACCAACAGGCCGACGCCCTGGCCGCCGGGCTGCAGGCGCTGCCGGGTGGTGAGCCGAAAGTGCTGGGCATCATGGCCCGCAATCACCGCGGCTTCGTCCTGTCGCTGATCGCCGCCAACCGCATCGGTGCGGACGTCCTGCTGCTCAACACGTCCTTCGCCGCACCCGCCATGGCCGAGGTGGTCGACCGCGAGTCCGTTGACGCCGTCATCTACGACGAGGAGTTCACCGAGACCGTCGACCGGGCGCTGTCCGATCTCCCCACATCCGCACGGATCGTGGCGTGGACCGACACCCACGCCCACGACGTCACGGTGGCCAAGCTCGTCGAGCAGCACCGCGGCACGGAACCGCGACGGGCAACCGAGAAAAGCAAGGTGATCTTGCTGACCTCGGGTACCACCGGAACTCCCAAGGGCGCCAAGCATTCCGGTGGCGGGCCCGAGGTACTCAAGGCGATCCTGGATCGCACCCCGTGGCACACCGAAGAGCGCGTCGTGATCGTCGCGCCGATGTTCCACGCCTGGGGTTTCTCCCAGTTGGCCTTCGCGGCGTCGATGGCCTGCACCATCGTCACCCGGCGCAAGTTCGATCCCGAAGCCACGCTCGAGCTCGTCGACCGGCACCGGGCCAAGGGCCTGTGCGTGGTACCGGTGATGTTCGACCGGATCATGGACCTGCCCGAGAACGTACTGAATCGCTATGACGGCCGGACGCTGCGGTTCGCCGCGGCATCCGGATCCCGTATGCGCCCCGACGTCGTCACCGCGTTCATGGACCGGTTCGGCGACATCATCTACAACAACTACAACGCCACCGAGGCCGGCATGATCGCCACCGCGATGCCGGCCGACCTGCGCGCCGCTCCCGATACGGCGGGTAAACCGGCCGAGGGCACCGAGATCCGCATCCTCGATACCGAGTTCCGGCGGGTCCCCACCGGCGAGGTGGGCACCATCTACGTGCGCAATTCGACGCAGTTCGACGGCTACACCGGGGGCCCCACCGTCAAAGGCAAGGACTTCCACGAAGGCTTCATGTCCTCGGGTGATGTCGGTTACCTGGACGAGGCGGGCCGGTTGTTCGTGGTAGGCCGCGACGACGAGATGATCGTCTCCGGCGGCGAGAACGTGTACCCGATCGAGGTGGAGAAGGTCCTGGCCGGCCATCCCGATGTCGCCGAGGCCGCGGTCATCGGTGTCGACGACGAGAAGTACGGTCAGCGACTCGTCGCGTTCGTGAGGCTCTCGGGCGCCGCCACGGCCGACGACCTCAAGGCGTATGTTCGGGAGAACCTCGCCAATTACAAAGTGCCGCGGGAGATCACCGTGCTCGATGAGTTGCCACGCAACAGCACCGGCAAGATCGACCGCCGTCAACTGCAGGAGATCGTGAATGGCTGA
- a CDS encoding 1-acyl-sn-glycerol-3-phosphate acyltransferase, with protein MAATDVDPSEITKWDPGLTEKVMGLLRPLIKGYHRAEVRGLDNFPNGGALVVSNHSGGLFALDVPVFATGFYEKFGYERPVYTLSHDMLMTGPTAAFFKKTGFIRANHENADEALRSGGVVVVFPGGDYDVYRPTLSANKIDFAGRTGYIKAAINSGVPIVPMVGIGGQETQLFLSRGTEIAKALGPIARMARTKIVPVSFGFPFGLSAVLPLNVPLPTKIVMTTLPPIDIAAEFGENPDIDEVDAHVRRVMQRALDELADERRFPVIG; from the coding sequence GTGGCCGCGACCGACGTCGACCCGTCCGAAATCACCAAGTGGGATCCGGGCCTGACCGAGAAGGTCATGGGCCTCTTGCGGCCACTCATCAAGGGCTACCACCGTGCGGAGGTGCGCGGGCTGGACAACTTCCCCAACGGCGGCGCCCTGGTGGTGTCGAACCATTCCGGCGGCCTGTTCGCCCTGGACGTGCCGGTGTTCGCGACCGGCTTCTACGAGAAGTTCGGTTACGAGCGCCCGGTCTACACCCTCAGCCACGACATGCTGATGACCGGCCCGACCGCGGCCTTCTTCAAGAAGACCGGCTTCATCCGAGCCAACCACGAGAACGCCGACGAGGCGCTGCGCTCGGGCGGCGTTGTCGTGGTGTTCCCCGGCGGTGACTACGACGTGTACCGACCAACCCTGTCAGCGAACAAGATCGACTTCGCCGGACGTACCGGTTACATCAAGGCCGCGATCAACTCCGGCGTCCCGATCGTGCCCATGGTCGGCATCGGCGGGCAGGAAACCCAACTGTTCCTGTCCCGCGGCACCGAGATCGCCAAGGCGCTCGGCCCCATCGCGCGGATGGCCCGCACCAAGATCGTGCCCGTGTCGTTCGGCTTCCCGTTCGGCCTGTCCGCTGTGCTGCCCCTCAATGTGCCGTTGCCGACCAAGATCGTGATGACGACGCTGCCGCCGATCGACATCGCGGCCGAATTCGGCGAGAACCCCGACATCGACGAGGTCGACGCGCACGTCCGTCGGGTGATGCAGCGCGCGCTGGACGAGCTGGCCGATGAGCGCCGCTTCCCGGTGATCGGCTGA
- a CDS encoding arylamine N-acetyltransferase, whose translation MGFDLIAYLDRIGYEGSASADSDTLCSIVAAHGRSIPFENLDPLLGIPVADLSSEALADKLVTRRRGGYCYEHNGLLGHALDEMGYGVDRLAGRVVWMKEPDAPLPALTHNVLAVTVPGEAGRFLVDVGFGGQTLSSPIRLQTAAVQQTRHEPYRLMELPTRHEPEYELAAQVRGQWQPLYRFTTVPQPRIDLEVGSWYVSTHPGGIFVTGLTAALVTDDARINLRGRNLAIHGHDGTEKIRFDTAAEVLDALTERFGINLSDLDGVDVEARVAQVLDS comes from the coding sequence ATGGGATTCGACCTCATCGCGTACCTCGACCGGATCGGCTATGAAGGCTCGGCGTCAGCCGATTCGGACACGCTGTGCAGCATCGTCGCCGCGCACGGTCGCTCGATCCCGTTCGAGAACCTCGACCCGCTGCTGGGCATCCCGGTGGCTGACCTCAGCTCCGAGGCGCTTGCCGACAAGCTGGTCACCCGGCGCCGCGGTGGCTACTGCTACGAGCACAACGGGCTGCTCGGTCATGCGCTGGACGAAATGGGGTACGGCGTCGACCGGTTGGCCGGGCGCGTGGTGTGGATGAAGGAACCCGACGCTCCGTTGCCCGCGCTCACCCACAACGTGCTTGCCGTGACGGTGCCGGGCGAGGCTGGACGCTTCCTGGTCGACGTCGGTTTCGGTGGGCAGACGCTGTCGTCCCCGATCCGCTTGCAGACCGCCGCGGTGCAGCAGACCCGCCACGAGCCCTACCGGCTGATGGAATTGCCCACCCGCCACGAGCCGGAGTACGAGCTGGCCGCGCAGGTTCGCGGGCAGTGGCAGCCGCTGTACCGGTTCACCACCGTGCCGCAGCCGCGCATCGACCTGGAAGTCGGAAGCTGGTATGTGTCAACGCATCCGGGCGGGATCTTCGTCACCGGGCTGACCGCGGCCCTGGTCACCGATGACGCCCGGATCAACCTTCGCGGCCGGAACCTGGCCATCCACGGTCACGATGGGACCGAGAAGATCCGCTTCGACACCGCCGCAGAGGTTCTCGATGCGCTCACCGAGCGGTTCGGCATCAACCTGTCCGATCTCGATGGCGTCGACGTCGAGGCACGGGTGGCGCAGGTGCTGGACAGCTGA